CTACTTTTTCCGCACATTCAGCAATCAGGGAAGATGCTTGTTTAGGCGTCAACAAATTTTCTCCACCAGTCAGCGGGTTTACCTGCAATAAGCTCACCCGCTGCATAAAGCGTTTTCTATCTTTATCATTCTTAATGACTTGTGAACATTTTCTCGCTGTCCATTGAACTTCCGAGTAGCACGCATAAAGGATATCGGTCTTTTTGAACACAAGATTAGCATCACCAACAGTCGTTGTTCTGACATCTTTATCAACGTCACTATCTTGCCATAACAAAGTAGTAATCTGTCCACCTTCGGTCCGATACTCATGAAGTAGCCACGCTTCCTCTTGCTTCATCAAAATATATAACCAACCATCACGAAGTAAGCGAACTCCGATAGGTTTTGACTTAGTTTCGAAAGGAGGTGAAGCAACACCTTTAACAGAAAGAGTTTCTACTAGCCCATATCTAACTGGAATAAGTTGTATTTTATCAATGGCTAATGGACAAACAGCAACGGGGCTTTGGGCATCTTTAGTATCACCACACATGGCGGCTTGAAGAGGTGAGCTCACGATCTTTGCTCCTGAATATATTGATGAGAGTATTGCTCTGCTAGTAAGGCAGCCTGCTCGATACGCTGCGAAGGTGTCTGCTGTGATGTTTGGTGTATAAGCTGATAAATGTCAGGATAAATTGGAGATGCAATGGCCTTAATACCAAGAAACCCAATTACATTAAAGAATAACAACAAGTCTCGTTCAGAATTAAAACCCATTTGATATGCATTTTGCGCTTGTTGATTAAGCCACCCCTCTACATCTGCATACTGTGAAATTGTTTCGGGAAACCATTTACACATGTGATATGCAATATTTTCCAGTGCATTACGCCAAGAAATCTGCCCCATCATCTGCCACTGTTCATCAGACAATTTGTACATACCCTCTGAAATAGTGGGTATAGAATCTGGTTTACTTAATAACTCCCAGCCACTTTTAGTAGGGAGCCAAGCTTGTTCCATCACTTGCCATAACCGAGCAACTCGAGTTTGCAGCAAGACATAAGCACATTCACTATTGGCCATTTTCAAAAATACCGATGTACCATAGGGTGAAAGTACTTTAATCAGACATCTTATGCTCTCTGCTACATCATCCAGTGGTAATGAAGATGAGAAAAAATAACCGACTCGGGTGTTATTCAGATCAAAAAACCATTGCTTTACGGGGTCAGTGGCTTGCACTAAATACGGGGATACCTCGATCAGTTGGTTGTATGGTTCATAGAGATAAATTGGCTCTAAATTTAACTCGCCACTCAAGCTATACAACTGTTTAGCAATGTGCTCAACCTGTGCTCCATCAACCAATAGATACAACGTTTTATTCGGTGCAATAGCGGTATCAGGCAAAACCGTAATCATCTCCATATGCATCACAAACTTTTTGCCTCTTCACACACTTCACACACAGGTGCAGGACCTTTGAGTGCTTCAATTTGTCGCGCCTTAAGTAAAGGTGACATGGACTGCTGAGTGGGAGTTACCGCGGCTAGCTCAATCTCTTGCGGCGTTTTGGCTTTATCCACCCCTTGTGGCAACTCGGCCATTTTACCGCCATAGCCTGAGCCGCTGCCTGCGCTGCCGCCAGAGTTGAGGTTAATAGCAGAGCCGACGACGTGCACACCGCCAGCATCGACTTTAATAAAACTGCCGCCGGCTTTGATGGTAAGCTCGTTGCCTGCTTCCAAGACCAGTTTGTTACCCGCTTTAAGGTGAACCTCTGTGCCTGCATCATAAATCGCTTTGCTGCCGATTTTTTGCTGCAATGAACCGCCGATTTCGCTGCTGCTGTCGAGTTTGACGAGCGTGCGACTCTCCCCCTCCACCGTCAGGTGTTGGTTGTGCTTAATCTGAGTAAATTGGTCATTTTCAACGGTCAGGTGTTGGTCGTGGCGAATGACCGTGGTGTGGTCGTTTTCAATCAAACCATCAAAGTCTTTCTGCGCATGCAGGTAGATTTGCTCTTTGCCTGCTTGGTCTTCAAAACTGAGCTCGTTAAACCCTTCCCCTTGGTGCGTCTCGGTGCGCAGCACGGTTTTGGTTTTGTGCTCAGGCAAAGTGTATGGCGGCGTGTTGGTCGCGTGATAGGTGCGACCGGTGATGATCGGTTGGTCTGGGTCGCCGTTTAAGAAAGAAACAATCACTTCATGACCGATGCGCGGAATGGCGATAAAGCCGTATTGGCTGCCCGCCCAACCTTGTGACACCCGTACCCAACAGGAGCTTTGCTCGTTACCGTTCGAGTAGCGGTCCCACGGAAAGTGGATTTTCACCCGTCCGTGTTCATCACAGAAGATTTCTTCGCCTTCAGGGCCGACAACCGTCGCGATCATTGGGCCATCGACTTGCGGTTTAGGTTGTGGCTCAGCACGCCAGTGGAGGTGCCCTGGAATTAAACTAAATTGGTTACTGTAGGTAGTAGCGCCGCTGCCGCCCTCTTCTTGCAATGCCTGCGGCTGCTCACCTTGGTGGTTAATAGAGACCACCACCCAATCGCGGTTCATCTTGGGGTCAAGGTGCTCTTGCAGGTCAAACTTATAGCCGGCACGCAGCAGCGGCTCGTTGCTCTGCCCTGTTGCGGTGTGGGCATGGCGGCGCAGGTAGTCTAAACGGATTTGGCTAAAGGCTTCACCATTTGCATCGTCTTTATAACGCCCAGGGGCATCAAAATGTTGGTAGCGGGTTTGCTGATAATCCAGCTCCGTGCCCTGTACGGTTTGTAAAAAGGAGTACGCTGGCTTTTTGAAGCTGTAGTCTTTGAGCTGAACTTCGCTCACTTCCGCTTGGGTGCGATAGGTTAAGCCGTGGATATACGGCGTATCCATCGTGCCGCCCGCTAAGGCGTTGTACGGGATGGGCTCCAGAAGTTTGCTTAGGCTGTCACTGGCATCACTGAAATAGAGAGTATGTTTGCCCGCTTCATGGACAAAGCTGTACACCAAGCCTTCTTCAGCGGCGAGGCGGTGCAGAAAGTCGATATCGCTTTCGCGGTACTGCACACAAAACTCACGCTGCACGCAATCACACTTGAGCGCAAAAGCGTAATCGTTAATGCCCATCTCTTGCAGCAAGATAGAGAGAATTTCTGGGACAGTTTGCTTTTGGAAAATGCGGCTATTGTGGCGCAGAGATAAGCGCTCTAAGGCAGGCACTAAAGCGAGTTCGTAGAAGGTGTGGTGATGGCCGATGTCACCTTGGCTAAAGGCACGCACGATGCCATGGACGCGCTGCACCAGCTGTGAGTTGCGGTAAAGCTTCAGCTCAGCACGCTTATCGACCATCTGCTCAGCGGTCAGGTTTGATACCCGACTCGCCAGTTGCACTTCGTAGCGAAACCCGTAACAGGCTTGCTCTAAAAAGACGCTGTTGGAGAGTGACTCCTGCCCATGAAAGCCTCTGACCACCAGAGTCTCATCTTCCAGCCCTTCCACCTCAATGCTGTACGCTAATGTCGCCATCCTGCCTTTCCTTCTCCTACATTAAAAATGGCAAAACCTTAAACCCACAATACCGCGCTAAACGATACTCTGGGTTTAAGGTTTACAATCGCCCACCCGAAGGTGAGCGACATTCTCGGAGCGTAAATTACGCTTCGATTGGCTTACGCCAGTCATCCGCACCTGAAGTACCCGCGTTAACGTGGTCCCAAGTGATTTTGCGGTAAGACAGAGACACAGTCACATTCTGAGTAAAGTCAGATTTTGCTGGGTCTTGGCAGTGTGGCATTTCACAGTGGATATCGACGATAGACGCGTTTTCCAGCTTAGTGGTGAAGAAGTTTTCTTGTTTACCTTCGATAGACGTGCGGTACCATTTCAGTTCAACGGTTTTCAGCTTCTCACCAGAAGAGAGCGCGTTGTACAACAGAGGAACCGCTTTGTTCAGCGCCACAGTGAATTTGAATGGTTTGTGCACGCGTTGGCCTGAAGGCTGACCAGATTGTGGGTCAGTCGGTACGGTCACGACGTGGTCAAACTGTTGAACCAGCATCTCATCTTCGTGGCCTTCAACGAATGAATCGCCGATAGAGTCTGCAGTACATGCGCCAGCAGTGATAAGGCCCTGAGTTTGGCCGTCGATAGAGATATAACATGGAGTTGGCATGGCTATTTCCTTTCTAAAAAATCATTAAATAAATGAAAGCGTTAACGCGCTAAGCGCACCGTCGCCATAGAAAGAGCAAGGTCGATGCCAACTTGCTTACCATTAGAAATCAATGTGTTATCCAATCATCTCCATCAATAAAGCAAAAAACTGCCTGTGATTGAGCAAGATCTTGCTTGGTGGGCAAAAAGTCTCGACTGAGTGAAAACAGCTCTCTCTGAAAAATCCAACCATCAGCGATAAACAATCAACCCGCCGCAGCGGGTTGACTGTTTGATAATGAAACAACGAGAAGTCGCGAGAATTACTCGGCCATCCACTGATAAAACAGCGTCGCAAGCGGAGGAACACGCAATAACAGAGATTGATCTAAGCCTTCACTGCCCACGGCTTCGCTACTGACTTCCTGCAACACAGAGTAATCGCTACCGTTGTATTGCTTGGCGTCGGTATTGAGTAGCAAGCGGTAACGTCCCTCTTTGGGAACGCCTAAGCGAAATTCCTGCTGCGGAACAGGTGTGAAGTTGGTGATCACTAACACGCGATCACCTGCTTCATCCATGCGCTCATGGGCGATCACACTGAGATCGGCATTATCTTGCAAACGCCATTCAAAGCCACGCGGATCGCAATCAAGCTGATGCAGCGCAGTTTGCGATTGGTACAGATGGTTCAAATCACGTACTAGGCGCTGAACCCCAGCATGGCGTTCAAACTGAGTCAAAAACCACTGCAACTGACCATCGTGATTCCATTCAGCAGTTTGCCCTAACTCGGTGCCCATAAAGTTGAGCTTTTTACCCGGTTGGCCATACATATAGCCCAAGTAAGCACGTAAGTTGGCGGTTTGCTGCCACTCGTCACCCGGCATCTTGTACATAAGTGAGCGCTTACCATACACCACTTCATCATGTGACAAAGAGAGCACGTAGTTTTCGCTAAACGCGTAAATCAGCGGGAAAGTCAGGGTATTGTGGTGATATTTGCGATGAACCGGATCTTCTTTAATGTATGACAAACTATCGTGCATCCAGCCCATGTTCCACTTAAAGCCAAAACCTAATCCACCCATGAAGGTCGGAGCAGAAACACCGGGAAACGCGGTCGATTCTTCGGCAATCGTCATCGCATTCGGGAAGTGTTTGTACACTTCTTCGTTCATCCACTTAAAGGTGGCGATGGCGTCGTAGTTTTCACGCCCGCCATCAATATTCGGGATCCATTGATCGTGACTGCGTGAATAATCGAGATAGAGCATCGAAGCCACCGCATCAACACGAATACCGTCGATGTGGAACATCTCAAACCAATACAGCGCGTTAGCAACTAAGAAACGGCGTACATGCTCACGACCGAGATCGTAGATGTAAGAGTTCCAGTCTTGGTGCCAGCCGCGGCGCGGATCCGGATCATGGAACAGCGGTGTGCCATCAAAATTGGCTAGACCGTGAGAATCTGAT
This genomic window from Vibrio metoecus contains:
- a CDS encoding type VI secretion system Vgr family protein, whose amino-acid sequence is MATLAYSIEVEGLEDETLVVRGFHGQESLSNSVFLEQACYGFRYEVQLASRVSNLTAEQMVDKRAELKLYRNSQLVQRVHGIVRAFSQGDIGHHHTFYELALVPALERLSLRHNSRIFQKQTVPEILSILLQEMGINDYAFALKCDCVQREFCVQYRESDIDFLHRLAAEEGLVYSFVHEAGKHTLYFSDASDSLSKLLEPIPYNALAGGTMDTPYIHGLTYRTQAEVSEVQLKDYSFKKPAYSFLQTVQGTELDYQQTRYQHFDAPGRYKDDANGEAFSQIRLDYLRRHAHTATGQSNEPLLRAGYKFDLQEHLDPKMNRDWVVVSINHQGEQPQALQEEGGSGATTYSNQFSLIPGHLHWRAEPQPKPQVDGPMIATVVGPEGEEIFCDEHGRVKIHFPWDRYSNGNEQSSCWVRVSQGWAGSQYGFIAIPRIGHEVIVSFLNGDPDQPIITGRTYHATNTPPYTLPEHKTKTVLRTETHQGEGFNELSFEDQAGKEQIYLHAQKDFDGLIENDHTTVIRHDQHLTVENDQFTQIKHNQHLTVEGESRTLVKLDSSSEIGGSLQQKIGSKAIYDAGTEVHLKAGNKLVLEAGNELTIKAGGSFIKVDAGGVHVVGSAINLNSGGSAGSGSGYGGKMAELPQGVDKAKTPQEIELAAVTPTQQSMSPLLKARQIEALKGPAPVCEVCEEAKSL
- a CDS encoding DUF4123 domain-containing protein: MHMEMITVLPDTAIAPNKTLYLLVDGAQVEHIAKQLYSLSGELNLEPIYLYEPYNQLIEVSPYLVQATDPVKQWFFDLNNTRVGYFFSSSLPLDDVAESIRCLIKVLSPYGTSVFLKMANSECAYVLLQTRVARLWQVMEQAWLPTKSGWELLSKPDSIPTISEGMYKLSDEQWQMMGQISWRNALENIAYHMCKWFPETISQYADVEGWLNQQAQNAYQMGFNSERDLLLFFNVIGFLGIKAIASPIYPDIYQLIHQTSQQTPSQRIEQAALLAEQYSHQYIQEQRS
- the hcp-2 gene encoding type VI secretion system effector Hcp-2; this translates as MPTPCYISIDGQTQGLITAGACTADSIGDSFVEGHEDEMLVQQFDHVVTVPTDPQSGQPSGQRVHKPFKFTVALNKAVPLLYNALSSGEKLKTVELKWYRTSIEGKQENFFTTKLENASIVDIHCEMPHCQDPAKSDFTQNVTVSLSYRKITWDHVNAGTSGADDWRKPIEA
- the glgB gene encoding 1,4-alpha-glucan branching protein GlgB codes for the protein MKITKKPSKVQQIYDQLARAAFADPFSFLGPYIPAEQGALRVWMPGANKVELVVEGEPRVTLEREGESGFILKDGRNLRFTRYQLAVDWEGTEQLLDDPYQYHTIYAEYDDLHTPKQMYHHMGAQFVTLERDGKMVSGVRFLVYAPHAAACSLIGAFNHWDGRRHPMQRLDYGIWGIFIPGLPEGTQYKFELKGPHGEGLPHKADPWGFYAEQYPSFASVTYDHQSYQWQDSAWQQRPVTEKRKQALSFYELHVGSWKRGENGEFLNYRELADQLVPYLVEMGYTHVELMPVAEHPFYGSWGYQPVGLFAPTSRYGSPDDFKYFVDLCHQAGIGVVLDWVPAHFPSDSHGLANFDGTPLFHDPDPRRGWHQDWNSYIYDLGREHVRRFLVANALYWFEMFHIDGIRVDAVASMLYLDYSRSHDQWIPNIDGGRENYDAIATFKWMNEEVYKHFPNAMTIAEESTAFPGVSAPTFMGGLGFGFKWNMGWMHDSLSYIKEDPVHRKYHHNTLTFPLIYAFSENYVLSLSHDEVVYGKRSLMYKMPGDEWQQTANLRAYLGYMYGQPGKKLNFMGTELGQTAEWNHDGQLQWFLTQFERHAGVQRLVRDLNHLYQSQTALHQLDCDPRGFEWRLQDNADLSVIAHERMDEAGDRVLVITNFTPVPQQEFRLGVPKEGRYRLLLNTDAKQYNGSDYSVLQEVSSEAVGSEGLDQSLLLRVPPLATLFYQWMAE